The genomic window TTGGGGACATCGTGGTGCTTGGCACCCCTTGGGGAACTCCTGTCCCTGGAGCTGTGAAGACAACCACCTAGAGCTGTGCAACGGCTACACAGTTGGCATTTAAGACCAATCTCAGTGCCCTTTTGGTACCTTGGTCCCCAATCCTGAAACCCACATGGTATTTCTTACTTGCAAAGCAGAGCCCTTGTAGGAATTAGGCTTAGGACACCTTGTCCCTCTTTGTGTCCTAATGGACAATGATGACAGGAATGGAGGTGCAGCTGAAGCCAATGGGAAAGGAATTTGGGGGATGGCAGCTGGCTGATTTTCAAGGCATAAAGTCTGCAGACCCTGTCTGAGTCCCAAAAGCCTTGCAGAGGGGACAGACCATTCATCACTGCCACTTCAAGCGCTGCCAAGCATGCAAGAACTCACTGAAGACTGAGACTCAGTCCCAGAGCCTTTAGGGGTTGACAATATGTCATATCACTTTGcaggaaatgtaaataaattgaCTTCAGATTTGAACGAGACCAGGGGCCGATTCCTTGCCATTTCTACATGCTGAGTTCACAGAAATCTGCCCAGAAGTTTATGATGGCACTTGCTGCAGTGCCCCGGTGAAAGAGCAGTTAAGACACACAGTCCATCAGTCTGTGTTCAGTCATCATTCAACAAACTCAGGAGAAGGCTAGAGACAATATTGGACACCACAGCTTATTTGCAGTAATAGAGGATGAAACACTTTTACACAGAAACCccagagagacagaaagactATACAGGCACATAAAGAATGAGAAGATTTGTCCATAGAAACTCCATAGGACTCTACGAATGCTCACTAAGGTGTACGTGGCCAGGAGAGCAACTATCTTCTGTTCAGATGGCGCTCCATTCCTTTACGCTGACAGGGCAAAGCCAACACGGTTGTTAGCCATGTCAAAGATGGAATAATACTGCTTGAGAAAGACATCACCCAGGATCCAGAGCGGCTGCCCATTCTGGGACGGCAAGTAGGTGGCCTCGATCCCAACAGTGCAGTAGCCGTTGTCCTGTAAGGGGAAAATAAAGGGAGTGAGGTGTTAGATCCCAAAGATATGCCAGGACTCTGCCAGCTGGATTGCATTCAGGGAGGAGTTGCTTGCATGCAGCGGGAGAGCATGACTTTGTTCAGGAACACCAGGTCCTTTCTGGGCCCTTGAGGACTTAGTGAGATGAAGCAGCTCAGATAATACTTACATTGATGATGTAGGCAGAGGGGCACAGTGGGAACTGAGCTCCGTTGATGATGAAAGTGACGGTGGGCAGGTACTGGACCTCATTGCAGTTAACTGCATACTGCGGAGAGAGGGTGAAAAGGTTACAGCTGTAACAGCACAGAGACAACAGCACTGACTGGGAGAGGAGAGTGTTAACCATGAACCCTCCACACAGGGGCAACATACACTTTATAAAGTCCAGGCAGTGCCATGTCTTCACATCCCTCCCTTATATGCAAGCAGCCTACGGCATCATGCTTCTCAGATGCCACGTGAGTTTTGCAGGATCTCTTAAAACCCAGGATAGCTTGCTTTCTATGCAAGCCTCCCCACTGCTCCTTTCACTTCTCCAAAGCAACCCCAACACTTACACCATAACTGGTCTGCTGGGCACCCACAGCCTGAAGGAAGCTGACCATATACTGCTGGGGCACTGTGAGCAAGAATGTCCCAGTATCCACGATggcctggcagccctggctgcacCAGCCCGTCGCTGACTCTCCAATAGCAAATCtagaaagagaaacaggagaaagacATCACTTACTTACAAAAATGCACTGGCAATTAAATTTTCTCAGCTGGATCTAAAAGTCCAGAGAGCCTCTGAAATTCAATGCATAAACTCCAGCTTTGGGCCATGGCTGCTGCAAGAGCTCCCGATTTATCTGGAGCACAACTCTGTAATGCTCTTGTTCAGCACCCGTTATGGTGGGACTAAGCTTTCCTGCGTGGATCATGCCCCTCACATCGATGTGTGGCTGTATGAATGCAACTCACTCATCAATTGCAATCTGCCAGTAAACCTCCTGGGTCACTGGTGCCCATACAATCTCGCCAGAGAACAGCTGAGTGTCAACTCCTCCAAGAATGAGCTCTCCTCCATAATCATAGGTGGGCTGGCTGCAAAAACAGAGTGAAATCATCAGAGATCAATAATTCAGTGCCATACAAATAGGTTAGCGAGGCACAAATTCATGAGGAACTTGCATGGAGACAGTCAGATGGAGACTGGTATGCATGAGATGCACTGAGACTGGCAGGTAGGTGTGCACAGGCAGATTTTACCGAGAGAAGTAGAAGCTGAAGATAGGCTGAGTCAGCTGGTTCTGTAGCAGCATGCCCTACAGAGCAGTGGGCGTTCCTCCCACTGCCAGCGAAG from Rhea pennata isolate bPtePen1 chromosome 25, bPtePen1.pri, whole genome shotgun sequence includes these protein-coding regions:
- the PGC gene encoding LOW QUALITY PROTEIN: gastricsin (The sequence of the model RefSeq protein was modified relative to this genomic sequence to represent the inferred CDS: substituted 1 base at 1 genomic stop codon) gives rise to the protein MKWLIPALVCLQLSEGVVRIKLKKIESIWEEMRKAGVLEDYLKKIKYDPVRKYRFNENSVVYEPMASHLDSSYFGEISIGTPPQNFLVLFDTGSSNLWVPSIYCQTVACTNHARFNPSQSSTFTNNSQTYTLSYGSGALTVLLGYDTLTIQSIRVTNQEFGLSEDEPAQPFYYANFDGILGMAYPSLAVGGTPTALXGMLLQNQLTQPIFSFYFSRQPTYDYGGELILGGVDTQLFSGEIVWAPVTQEVYWQIAIDEFAIGESATGWCSQGCQAIVDTGTFLLTVPQQYMVSFLQAVGAQQTSYGVSYAVNCNEVQYLPTVTFIINGAQFPLCPSAYIINDNGYCTVGIEATYLPSQNGQPLWILGDVFLKQYYSIFDMANNRVGFALSA